The Pedobacter roseus genome contains a region encoding:
- a CDS encoding AraC family transcriptional regulator: protein MRSELINVNHSGNKSVRIKHIDNNRLISSFHFHDMCELVWIERSQGKRIVGDHIGNFEDDDLVLMGPNLPHIWQNDKSYEDLDDKLVKSTVIYFSIDFFSLLTDDQSVLTLVEDLVSRASRGLAFEKDTSRKVKAILLGLEDNDGFENIVAVVEIIKILARAKDFKYLSSITFKNQYDEKDSNRINKVYQFLMKNFHNDIHLNEVAELCNMTPNSFCRFFKMRSQKSLTQFINEIRVGHACKLLQSEDYSIADVCYASGFNNPTNFNKFFKAIKGMKPSEYRNRLNS, encoded by the coding sequence ATGAGATCTGAACTTATCAATGTTAACCATTCAGGGAACAAATCCGTCCGTATCAAACACATTGATAACAATAGGCTGATCTCCTCTTTCCACTTTCACGATATGTGCGAACTGGTATGGATTGAGCGGAGCCAGGGCAAGCGGATTGTTGGAGATCATATCGGGAATTTCGAAGACGATGACCTGGTATTGATGGGGCCAAACCTGCCACATATCTGGCAGAACGATAAAAGTTATGAAGACCTTGACGATAAACTGGTAAAGTCTACCGTTATTTATTTCAGTATTGATTTTTTTTCATTGTTAACCGACGATCAAAGCGTTTTAACCCTGGTTGAAGACCTGGTTTCGAGGGCTTCAAGGGGGCTGGCTTTTGAAAAAGATACCAGTAGAAAAGTTAAGGCGATTTTACTCGGTTTGGAAGATAATGATGGTTTCGAAAACATCGTTGCCGTAGTCGAAATTATTAAGATACTCGCCAGGGCAAAAGATTTTAAATACTTATCCAGCATTACCTTTAAAAATCAGTACGATGAAAAGGACAGTAACCGGATTAATAAGGTGTACCAGTTTTTAATGAAAAATTTTCACAATGATATACACCTTAATGAAGTAGCTGAATTGTGCAATATGACCCCAAATTCCTTTTGCCGCTTTTTTAAAATGCGGTCGCAGAAGTCGTTAACCCAGTTTATTAACGAAATAAGGGTAGGGCATGCCTGTAAATTACTCCAATCGGAAGATTACTCCATTGCGGATGTATGTTATGCCAGTGGTTTTAATAATCCAACCAACTTTAACAAATTTTTTAAGGCGATTAAAGGAATGAAACCATCGGAATACAGGAATAGGCTAAATAGTTAG
- a CDS encoding DUF5018-related domain-containing protein: MKKTIKPLLSIIALGLTFLSTGCLKKGLEDLNNSSLKVMSTVDYTYRFLYTDTIQKGTSKQEIEKDRVCEVLFKKQTATLNENGIDVFKTTLTYDINSVLKAGPTGSVTKEMLYAQFDKLIKAEQLSKLWVYVTVSDVATIASLDDSPKLGGPGDFSKDRRYRVTAADGSSKDYLIRTVKGF, translated from the coding sequence ATGAAAAAAACGATAAAACCCCTGTTGAGCATCATAGCACTTGGATTAACTTTTTTATCTACAGGCTGTTTGAAGAAAGGATTGGAAGACCTGAATAATTCCAGCTTAAAAGTAATGTCGACTGTAGATTATACTTACCGGTTTTTATATACTGATACCATCCAAAAGGGAACCAGCAAACAGGAAATAGAGAAAGACCGGGTTTGTGAGGTACTTTTTAAAAAACAGACTGCCACACTTAACGAAAACGGCATTGATGTATTTAAAACGACCTTAACCTACGATATTAATTCGGTATTAAAAGCCGGCCCGACAGGTTCGGTGACCAAAGAAATGCTTTATGCCCAATTTGATAAACTGATTAAAGCGGAGCAATTGAGTAAACTATGGGTATATGTAACCGTTTCGGACGTGGCTACTATAGCTTCTTTAGATGATTCACCAAAACTGGGCGGCCCGGGAGATTTCTCAAAAGATCGCAGGTACAGAGTAACTGCAGCAGATGGTTCAAGCAAAGATTATCTGATCAGAACGGTAAAAGGATTTTAA
- a CDS encoding YdeI/OmpD-associated family protein, with protein sequence MEESKNGISAFYAKTQAHWRQWLEKNHEKEISVWLIIYKKDASASSLPHANAVDEALCFGWIDSLTVKRDEESRYQLFSKRKAKSNWSAINKNKALTMIEKGLMHPAGLKTIETAKANGMWDALNDVENLIVPADLKKEFDANNTASGHWEKFPKSVKKAILKWISEAKREETRLARINETVKLAKDNVRVK encoded by the coding sequence ATGGAAGAATCAAAAAACGGCATCAGTGCATTTTATGCCAAAACGCAGGCACATTGGCGCCAGTGGCTCGAAAAAAACCATGAAAAAGAAATATCTGTCTGGCTCATCATCTATAAAAAAGATGCATCGGCAAGCAGTCTTCCACATGCCAATGCAGTTGATGAAGCACTCTGTTTTGGCTGGATTGATAGCTTAACGGTTAAACGCGACGAAGAAAGCCGTTACCAGTTATTCTCCAAAAGAAAAGCGAAAAGCAACTGGAGCGCCATTAATAAAAACAAGGCTTTAACCATGATCGAAAAAGGGCTAATGCATCCTGCAGGACTAAAAACCATCGAAACGGCTAAAGCTAATGGCATGTGGGATGCTTTAAATGATGTTGAAAATCTGATCGTTCCAGCCGATCTGAAAAAAGAATTTGATGCCAATAATACTGCTTCTGGCCATTGGGAAAAATTTCCAAAATCGGTTAAAAAAGCAATCTTAAAATGGATTTCGGAAGCAAAACGCGAAGAAACAAGATTAGCCAGGATTAATGAAACGGTTAAGTTAGCTAAGGACAATGTGAGAGTTAAATGA
- a CDS encoding GNAT family N-acetyltransferase translates to MNISYKSDIIPDAEEVIELFIQAGLKRPTDPERIALMLKNADLLITAWQNDKLVGICRTITDWVWCAYLADIAVFTGFKQSGIGKEMISLTRERIGPQCMLLLLSVPTAFDYYPKVGFNKEDRAFSIERVL, encoded by the coding sequence ATGAACATTAGTTATAAATCAGATATTATCCCCGACGCTGAAGAAGTGATTGAATTATTTATTCAGGCGGGACTTAAAAGACCAACTGACCCTGAACGGATTGCATTGATGTTGAAAAATGCAGATTTATTGATTACAGCCTGGCAAAATGATAAACTTGTTGGCATTTGCAGAACCATTACCGATTGGGTTTGGTGTGCTTACCTGGCAGATATTGCGGTATTTACAGGCTTTAAACAATCAGGAATCGGGAAAGAAATGATTAGCCTAACCCGTGAGAGAATTGGGCCGCAGTGCATGCTGCTATTATTATCGGTACCTACCGCTTTTGATTATTATCCAAAAGTGGGTTTTAATAAAGAAGATCGTGCTTTTAGTATCGAGCGGGTTTTATAG
- a CDS encoding acyltransferase family protein, with protein MDNQSSRNIWLDYLRATITVLVVVHHSALAYTSFSVFNKDAYILSTHAVVDNKRWFLLDYMVGFNDTFFMPLMFLIGGLFFFTTINKKGVWLFIKDKVLRLLIPFLLPGTLLMLLAYFPSFYLAKNSTNVVAYVKDFFTTEAWPVGPPWFLWLLFVFNFIAALIYRLFPANYGLFLSGIFNEKNNFFKQFLIFFLIGLLAYLPMAGYFGPYSWTGFGPFDFQLSRLILYFAYFGVGAVIGRLSLNAGIFSNNSAVVKQYRLWCLLAIAVFTGTLFLNQVLNIQQFNNTLFVLCCTLICIALISVFSKFLEKSISWWDALSKHAYLIYLVHFVFVTWIQFWLLHFDLPIPIKFLTVFLLSFVLSWITAYLLRKIAIVKKYL; from the coding sequence ATGGATAATCAATCTTCAAGAAATATATGGTTAGATTATTTACGCGCTACCATCACCGTTTTAGTGGTTGTACATCATTCGGCATTGGCTTATACCTCCTTTTCGGTATTTAATAAAGATGCCTATATCCTGTCGACCCATGCCGTTGTAGACAATAAAAGATGGTTTTTACTCGATTATATGGTGGGATTTAACGACACTTTTTTTATGCCGCTCATGTTTTTAATCGGAGGACTTTTCTTTTTTACCACCATTAATAAAAAAGGAGTATGGTTGTTTATTAAGGATAAGGTTTTAAGGTTATTGATCCCTTTTCTATTACCGGGTACTTTATTAATGCTTCTGGCTTATTTCCCCTCGTTTTATCTGGCTAAAAACAGTACCAATGTTGTTGCTTATGTTAAAGATTTTTTTACAACCGAAGCCTGGCCAGTTGGACCTCCTTGGTTTTTATGGTTGTTATTTGTATTTAATTTTATAGCGGCATTGATTTATAGGTTATTTCCTGCAAACTATGGCTTATTCCTGTCTGGAATTTTTAACGAAAAAAATAATTTCTTTAAACAATTCCTGATCTTTTTTTTAATTGGATTGCTGGCTTATCTGCCTATGGCTGGCTATTTTGGTCCTTACAGCTGGACCGGTTTTGGCCCTTTCGATTTTCAGCTTAGCCGGCTTATCCTCTATTTTGCTTATTTTGGAGTAGGCGCAGTTATAGGAAGGTTAAGTCTTAATGCAGGAATTTTTTCTAACAATTCAGCAGTTGTAAAGCAATATCGCTTATGGTGTTTATTGGCTATAGCTGTTTTTACAGGCACCTTATTTTTAAATCAGGTACTTAATATACAACAGTTTAATAATACGCTATTTGTATTGTGCTGTACATTAATATGCATTGCGTTGATCAGTGTTTTTAGCAAATTCCTTGAGAAAAGTATTTCTTGGTGGGATGCTTTAAGTAAACATGCTTATTTAATTTATCTGGTCCATTTCGTATTTGTAACCTGGATCCAGTTTTGGCTTTTGCACTTTGATTTACCCATCCCAATTAAATTTTTAACTGTCTTTTTATTGTCGTTTGTCTTAAGTTGGATAACAGCATATTTATTGCGGAAGATCGCCATTGTTAAAAAGTACTTGTAG
- a CDS encoding RagB/SusD family nutrient uptake outer membrane protein, producing the protein MKKYKLIWILGLIVVGLTSCKKFLDTQPYDKITGEQTWNSENLSTAFIYQIYQDVLASDSWLSGYAHNYSARSESVTKNAMTGTLNSSYWSKDRAELMTKNDNYGWLDYGLLWRIHTAMKNIQASATFSEAYKKRALGELYFLRAAHYFIYAKLYGGLQVIDRELSPDENLQIPRKSIKETYDFILSDLDKAASSLPAVAERGRASSSAANALSMRVALQAAAYVDGGIPNSTYYDKVITAGTVLGLNASGSQLSPYADLFRKYETAIAASENILIRERSKTNTSLYDIPMQYQGMWSTGKFSAYAKIHFPINVTMNFWGMDGGAWPTQDLVDDYLVKDLDGSIKYWENASYAATGANVDQKMYFSDTKKRDLRFYATVAYDSCLYFNNQVRVFFRRDGNVSNANSKINEGSAAEYGYSAGNTENYNSSTGYSMIKYFYDQISSLPNPGDQKLDYCFSVLRYGEAYLNMAEAYLMKGDFENAKRYMVPTMVKHGGFDESKASSYLASLSGNVWGNSLFEAYKRERNVEMVYENNDRYWSLLRWGMRTSGGVKNGEYATGGYVIPALQGTLRGIRIARDGKTYSFFTDNNVVGEARFTPKRYLLPINETFRLKSGINQNPGWD; encoded by the coding sequence ATGAAAAAATATAAATTAATATGGATTTTAGGTTTGATCGTTGTCGGCCTTACCTCCTGTAAAAAATTTCTGGATACGCAGCCTTATGATAAAATAACCGGTGAGCAGACCTGGAATAGCGAAAACCTTTCTACTGCTTTTATTTATCAGATTTACCAGGATGTACTGGCAAGCGACTCATGGTTATCGGGTTATGCACACAATTATTCTGCCCGCTCAGAAAGTGTTACCAAAAATGCCATGACAGGTACATTAAACAGTTCATACTGGTCAAAAGACCGTGCAGAGCTGATGACCAAAAACGACAATTACGGCTGGTTAGATTATGGTCTGCTCTGGCGCATACACACCGCCATGAAAAACATCCAGGCAAGTGCAACCTTTTCTGAAGCTTATAAAAAACGCGCTTTGGGAGAATTGTATTTTTTAAGGGCAGCGCATTATTTTATCTACGCTAAATTATACGGTGGTTTACAGGTCATCGATCGCGAACTCAGTCCGGATGAAAATTTGCAGATCCCAAGAAAATCGATCAAAGAAACTTATGATTTTATCCTTTCCGACCTGGATAAGGCGGCCAGCTCACTTCCTGCTGTTGCAGAAAGAGGAAGAGCCTCTTCTAGTGCAGCCAATGCCCTCTCTATGCGGGTGGCTTTACAGGCAGCGGCTTATGTAGATGGCGGTATCCCAAACAGCACCTACTACGATAAAGTAATCACAGCTGGAACAGTTTTGGGTTTAAACGCATCAGGTTCTCAGCTCAGCCCTTATGCTGATCTGTTCAGGAAGTACGAAACGGCCATTGCCGCCAGCGAAAATATCCTGATCAGAGAACGTTCTAAAACCAATACCTCTCTTTACGATATTCCGATGCAATACCAGGGCATGTGGTCAACAGGTAAGTTTTCGGCTTATGCAAAAATACATTTCCCCATCAATGTAACCATGAACTTTTGGGGCATGGACGGCGGTGCATGGCCAACCCAGGATTTAGTTGACGACTATTTGGTTAAAGATCTTGACGGAAGTATTAAATACTGGGAAAATGCTTCTTATGCAGCAACAGGTGCCAATGTAGACCAGAAAATGTACTTCAGCGATACAAAAAAGAGGGATTTGAGGTTTTACGCCACTGTTGCGTATGATAGCTGTTTATATTTTAACAACCAGGTAAGGGTATTTTTCAGGAGAGACGGTAACGTGAGTAATGCGAACAGTAAAATTAACGAAGGTTCTGCAGCAGAATATGGTTATAGCGCAGGAAACACCGAAAATTATAACTCTTCTACCGGTTACTCGATGATCAAATATTTTTATGATCAGATTTCCAGTTTGCCAAATCCCGGAGATCAAAAATTAGATTACTGTTTTTCGGTACTCCGTTATGGCGAGGCTTATTTAAACATGGCCGAAGCTTACCTGATGAAAGGTGATTTTGAAAATGCAAAAAGATATATGGTGCCTACCATGGTTAAACATGGTGGATTTGACGAAAGTAAAGCAAGTAGTTATCTCGCTTCACTTAGCGGTAATGTGTGGGGCAATTCTTTATTCGAAGCTTATAAAAGGGAAAGAAATGTAGAAATGGTGTATGAAAACAACGATCGTTACTGGTCGCTGTTACGCTGGGGAATGAGAACATCTGGTGGCGTTAAAAATGGTGAATATGCTACAGGTGGTTACGTTATTCCTGCTTTACAGGGTACCCTTCGCGGTATCCGCATTGCGAGGGATGGAAAAACCTATTCTTTCTTCACCGACAATAATGTAGTTGGAGAAGCAAGATTTACACCTAAACGGTATTTATTACCTATAAACGAAACCTTCCGTTTAAAATCAGGGATCAATCAGAACCCAGGGTGGGATTAA
- a CDS encoding SusC/RagA family TonB-linked outer membrane protein, with protein sequence MKKIFLICFMLFLSALAFSQDKTIVKGTVRNAEQQLLAGVNVGVIGQNVATITNKDGQFSIQIPKPAGAKLRFSLVGYTTIEIAANSEQGFNITLKEDEKNALNDVVVVGFGTTSIRKNTTSVSTLNTESIKNVPVGDMGSALQGRIAGVIVQQGSAEPGQNGASISIRGNGEPLYIIDGFVSNRQRFLTLNKAEIKSLTVLKDAASTAVYGMNAGNGVVVITTKQGEAGQLSFDYQNNFAFNTPSYPVKRMNAFEYATSLNNLYQALGQGVNAFKTPAEMTEISNNLSSYTNWENELLRNYAPQKEHTISVNGGTDRLKFFGSLNTLGQEGIMKFNSLDYNRYNYRSNVSSYFDKIGLTVELNVNGSILDEKYPPASAATIYSRLRDRNPFEKPFTADGNISNQFDNPALQLKSPGYIKLRTVYNQVAGALNWAVPKVKGLTFGFNGNYNLTTQDRVDWIQTATYYDDQGNATKEDPANIGISRSSYMTSQYDFNFRADYKTSFLNKHNVEATLVHTRQHYYTNSLTAASRGFNTTEIKQIQKGDATLITASNTEGEQAWMGYVGRLHYDYDRKYMVEFAGRYDGSDNFPDGKRWGFFPSVSGGWAISEEKFFEGIKSKKVLNYLKLRASYGQIGVNDLDHYLYSYLPTYDYNSNAYVVDGKLQNSVTPGPTPSVNITWYDRTKYDAGIDFFMFGSKLEGTVDYFFETTKGFLSPDAFRYTDPIGYALPLVVSKAEDRIEGLDGSLKYNTKIGRVNFNAGFNFTYYRSIAFKTNEDSLTLANPRLRSQGNEKFYVGTGYIGAKFYTNPQDILNNPKRITSRDLRPGDLQYQDVNGDGKIDGQDQARYGHNTSPTFVYGIDLGASYKGFAVAATIQGTGARQTYFSNVAMGSEGERRLDFAFQNDNWTPNNPNATMPRAGNASLNDNNNYASSDFWARNSNYIRLKSATISYDFKYSILDKQNWLRNLVIFASGVNLFAVGPSVKYGDPEANNFDGYSYPMMRTYSAGLQLGF encoded by the coding sequence ATGAAGAAAATTTTCCTAATCTGTTTCATGCTATTTCTATCCGCACTGGCTTTTTCGCAAGATAAAACCATTGTAAAAGGAACGGTACGAAACGCAGAACAACAGCTCCTCGCAGGTGTAAATGTGGGGGTAATCGGGCAGAACGTGGCTACAATAACCAACAAAGACGGCCAGTTCAGTATCCAAATTCCCAAACCAGCGGGAGCAAAATTAAGATTTAGTTTAGTTGGCTATACCACCATAGAAATTGCGGCCAATAGTGAACAAGGTTTTAACATTACCTTAAAAGAGGATGAAAAAAATGCACTTAATGATGTAGTGGTGGTTGGCTTTGGTACAACCAGCATACGGAAGAACACCACTTCTGTTAGCACCCTTAATACCGAATCGATTAAAAATGTACCGGTTGGAGATATGGGCTCGGCTTTGCAGGGCCGGATTGCCGGTGTTATTGTGCAGCAAGGTTCGGCAGAGCCAGGACAAAATGGCGCCAGTATTTCTATCCGCGGTAACGGAGAGCCCTTGTATATTATTGATGGCTTTGTATCAAACCGGCAGCGTTTTTTAACATTAAACAAAGCGGAGATCAAGTCGCTAACGGTTTTAAAAGATGCGGCATCTACAGCAGTTTATGGTATGAACGCGGGTAATGGGGTTGTGGTAATTACAACCAAACAAGGCGAAGCGGGGCAGTTAAGTTTTGATTATCAGAATAACTTTGCCTTTAACACGCCTTCTTATCCTGTAAAACGGATGAATGCATTTGAATATGCAACGTCTTTAAACAACCTGTACCAAGCACTGGGACAAGGTGTAAATGCTTTTAAAACGCCGGCAGAAATGACCGAAATCAGCAATAATTTATCCAGTTATACCAATTGGGAAAACGAACTGTTACGCAATTATGCGCCACAAAAAGAACATACGATTTCTGTTAATGGCGGAACAGACCGGTTGAAGTTTTTTGGCAGCCTAAATACTTTAGGGCAAGAGGGCATCATGAAATTTAATTCGTTAGACTATAACCGTTATAATTACCGGTCAAACGTGAGCAGCTATTTTGATAAAATAGGCTTAACGGTCGAATTAAATGTAAACGGCTCCATACTGGATGAAAAATATCCCCCTGCAAGTGCAGCTACCATCTACTCGCGCCTAAGGGACAGAAATCCTTTTGAGAAACCCTTTACGGCAGACGGTAACATTTCAAATCAGTTCGACAACCCAGCGCTACAGTTAAAAAGTCCGGGTTATATTAAACTAAGAACGGTTTACAACCAGGTGGCTGGTGCATTAAACTGGGCGGTACCTAAAGTAAAGGGACTTACTTTTGGTTTCAACGGGAATTATAACCTTACTACCCAGGATCGTGTAGACTGGATACAAACGGCAACCTATTATGATGATCAGGGCAATGCCACCAAAGAAGATCCGGCCAACATAGGCATCAGCCGCTCATCGTACATGACCAGTCAATACGATTTTAACTTCAGGGCGGATTACAAAACAAGCTTTTTAAACAAACACAATGTAGAAGCAACCCTGGTGCATACCAGACAGCATTATTATACCAACAGCTTAACCGCAGCTTCAAGAGGTTTTAATACTACCGAAATTAAACAGATCCAGAAAGGAGATGCAACCTTAATTACGGCTTCTAACACAGAAGGCGAACAGGCCTGGATGGGTTATGTAGGGCGTTTACACTACGATTACGACCGTAAATATATGGTCGAATTTGCAGGCAGGTACGATGGTTCCGATAACTTTCCGGATGGGAAAAGATGGGGTTTCTTTCCATCGGTATCAGGCGGATGGGCCATTTCTGAAGAGAAGTTTTTCGAAGGAATAAAAAGCAAAAAAGTATTGAATTACCTCAAACTTAGGGCATCGTACGGACAAATCGGCGTAAATGATTTAGACCATTACCTTTATTCTTATCTGCCAACTTACGATTACAACTCGAATGCTTATGTGGTTGATGGCAAGTTACAAAACAGCGTAACGCCAGGACCAACGCCAAGTGTTAACATCACCTGGTACGACCGTACCAAATACGATGCGGGTATTGATTTTTTTATGTTCGGCAGTAAACTGGAAGGTACAGTAGATTACTTTTTTGAAACCACAAAAGGTTTTTTATCGCCCGATGCCTTTCGCTACACCGATCCGATAGGATACGCGCTTCCACTGGTGGTTTCTAAAGCAGAAGACAGGATTGAAGGTTTAGATGGTTCATTAAAATACAACACCAAAATTGGAAGGGTAAATTTTAACGCTGGTTTCAACTTTACGTATTACCGTTCTATTGCTTTTAAAACCAACGAAGACAGTTTAACCCTGGCAAACCCACGTTTACGCTCGCAAGGGAACGAGAAATTTTATGTTGGAACAGGTTATATCGGTGCTAAATTTTACACCAATCCACAAGACATCTTAAACAATCCAAAACGCATTACATCAAGAGACCTCAGGCCAGGCGATCTTCAATATCAGGACGTAAACGGAGATGGTAAAATAGATGGTCAGGACCAGGCCAGATACGGGCACAATACTTCTCCAACTTTTGTATATGGTATCGATCTTGGAGCAAGTTATAAAGGATTTGCCGTTGCTGCGACCATTCAGGGCACTGGAGCCAGACAAACCTATTTCAGTAATGTGGCCATGGGCTCAGAAGGCGAAAGAAGATTGGATTTTGCTTTCCAAAATGATAACTGGACACCAAACAACCCTAATGCAACCATGCCAAGGGCCGGAAATGCATCATTAAACGATAATAACAATTATGCTTCATCCGATTTCTGGGCACGTAATTCAAATTATATCAGGTTAAAATCGGCAACAATATCTTACGATTTTAAATATTCCATACTTGATAAACAAAACTGGCTACGCAACCTTGTCATTTTTGCCTCCGGTGTAAATTTATTTGCTGTTGGTCCATCAGTAAAATATGGCGATCCTGAAGCAAACAACTTCGATGGCTACTCCTACCCGATGATGAGAACATATTCAGCAGGTCTTCAATTAGGTTTTTAA